One Penaeus monodon isolate SGIC_2016 chromosome 37, NSTDA_Pmon_1, whole genome shotgun sequence genomic region harbors:
- the LOC119596211 gene encoding ATP-dependent RNA helicase glh-1-like — protein sequence MGPGASPRTGGGTGLGGSRRSRPPGERSPPWIPGALGPGGSPGRVNGCAATRGRSVPGARLGTLGASFVGSLFAGQRQGGSPEDARGGNTTARGKRFVAKKVLSHLEWGGEHGTGQGGSCGYSTATPSTTRFGVCTSDNLGGIGDPGFGEGRQGGGVSAAPSHRPPDVTIFRAAGDPDPAPAGPPLLREDSLSPG from the exons ATGGGCCCTGGAGCATCCCCGAGAACCGGCGGGGGAACCGGTCTCGGGGG TTCTCGGCGCTCGAGGCCTCCTGGGGAGCGATCGCCCCCGTGGATTCCTGGAGCTCTCGGGCCGGGGGGGTCCCCTGGCCGTGTTAACGGCTGCGCGGCCACGCGGGGGCGCAGCGTTCCTGGCGCCCGTCTTGGCACGCTCGGGGCCTCCTTTGTCGGCTCCCTTTTCGCGGGTCAACGACAAGGGGGGAGCCCGGAGGACGCTCGTGGGGGCAATACTACTGCCAGGGGGAAACGGTTCGTGGCCAAAAAGGTTTTATCGCACCTGGAGTGGGGAGGCGAGCACGGCACCGGACAAGGCGGGTCCTGCGGATACAGCACGGCAACTCCAAGCACGACACGTTTCGGGGTCTGCACGAGCGACAACCTGGGGGGGATTGGTGATCCCGGGTTCGGCGAGGGACGGCAGGGTGGAGGTGTGTCCGCCGCCCCCAGCCACCGCCCTCCGGACGTCACGATCTTCAGAGCGGCTGGTGATCCCGACCCGGCCCCCGCAGGACCCCCCCTGCTCCGGGAGGATTCGCTGTCGCCCGGGTAG